TTCAACGGCAGCATTTGGGCTGTAGGGATGGCTCAGTATCAGCCCCTGATTTTGCTGGTTATCGCTGGCCTGCGCGATGAAATCTGCTTCCCCTGCGCGTAACGCCTCCAGCGCAGCGTCATAGTTTGGGTAGCGAATAACGTCTATTTCGACGCCAAGATTGTCGGCCGCCAGGCCGAGGAAATCGGCATTGATGCCACCGTAATCGTTCAGGCCGGTGGTAATGTCATAGGGCGGCGACATCGGCAACCAGACGGCCAGGCGGATTTTGCGGTGTTCACGCAGCCAGCGCCATTGGCTTGCACTGAGTCCCGGGTCGGCAATCGTCTCCATGCTTCGGGAGAGAAGCTTAAGGGGTTCCTGCGCTGTCGCACCTTGTGCCATAAAAGCGACGAGTAACAGCAGCAGTCCGCTAAGTATTCTCATTATCAGACTCTCTGAAGACAAGCGAGATAAGCTGGTTGAGATCGTCGCAGCCACATTTTTGCAGCATCCGGGTTTTATAGGTGCTAATGGTTTTATTGCTGAGCATCAGGAGATCGGCAATCTCTTTGTTACTCTTGCCCTGTTTCAGATAATTGAGAACGGCAATTTCGCGATCCGAGAAGCGACTTGATAGTGATTCAGACGCATCGTTTTTTTCATTGACGCTGGCGGCTTTGAACAGCGTCCCTTCGGGAAAACATTGGTAACCCGCCATAATGAGCCGGCACAGTGGCTCAACGTTTTCCAGCGGCATATTTTTATTGATAAACCCCTGCGCCCCGGCGTGGAGCGTTCTCAGCGCATATATACCTGCTGACTGGCTGGTAAAGACCAGAATGTTAAGTTCCGGGAGGTGTTGTTTAATTCGGGGTAACAGGTCGAGGCCATCGGCGTGCTTAAGTTCGAGATCCAGGATTAATAAGTCCGGGCGCTGCTGATGCAGTTGGGACAGCAGGTTCTCACCCGTAGAGGTACTGACGGTCATATCTCCGTGCTTTTCCAGAAGTACTTTTAATGCAAAGCAGATTGCTGGATGATCGTCTACAAGCAAAATCGAAATCATACTACCCTTGTCCTTTTGGTGGCCTCACTGACTCCGTCGACCTGAGGGGCAATATAGTAATCAACAGCGGATAAGAACGATATAGTAAAAGGCTGGATTTAAGATTTTGGATTTAGGATTAAGGCAACTTTTACTATTTCAGCGCGGTTTATTCCGAATAAAGAATTAAATTAAAAGCCCTCTTTCGCGAGCTGCCGGGATAATTAAGATATTGCCTAATGAAATTGCAGGCCAGGTAAGGCGCAGCCGCCACCCGGCAATAAAGCCGCTCATCGGTTCGCATGGTTCTTCCTGTACTGCAACGGCGTCTCGCCAATCCCTTTTTTAAACGCGCTGATAAACCAGGTGACGTCAGAAAACCCGACCCGTGTCGCTATCTCGCGCACGCTCGCATCGCTGTGCAATAAGCACTCGCAGGCCTTTCGCAGCCGGAGCGTATTCAGGTAGTCATGAATTTTCTCGCCGGTTTCGGCATGGAATTTTCGCGACACATAGCTGCGCGATTTCCCCAGTTCGTGCGCCAGCGCGTCGAGGCGAAATTTCTCCTGATAATGTTCATCCAGCCAGAACATCGCCTGGCTGGCGATCCCCTGGCTGTTGCCCGGTGCGCCGTCGTTATCGTCCGGCAGCATCGCGAACAGGCTGATGAGCAGCGAGGCAATGTTCTCGCTGTTCATCGGTGGCCGGTAACAGTTAAACAGATGCACGAGATGACCATGGCAATGCGCCAGGTCCGCTACCCACGCCTCTGCGCCGCGAAAGGAGAGCCTTTGCAGCCGCTGCCGGGCATGGGGAAAATCACGCAACACCTTCAGGACCGCATGCTGGTCGAGATGGATGATGGTGCGTCGATACAGGGCCTGCGCCTGCTCATCCACTCTCACCTTGTGCAGGGTGAAGGGAGGGAAGAAAAACAGCCGTCCGGGACGCATGGTGTAGTGGCGGTTATCGACGATCACCACGCCAAACCCTTCTTCGACGTAGAGGATCTCCAGGCACTGATGCCAGTGATGGTAACGCACGGTATTGGCAAACAGACGGCTGAACGATCCCACCGCATCGTTCAGGGTAATCAACTCCAGATAATCGGCTGTCGGCGTGTCGCGCATAGTGCAATAAAACTCAACTTTTCCTCGTCTGGCTATCGTTATAAACCACCTTTTTAAATTTTCTCAACTGCGGGTTTAGTTATCGTTCGCACCTGTGACCTGGCTAACATTTCTCCAGCTCGCGGATTCACTATGCTTTGCCGCAGTTGATTACGAGGGCGAAAGTATGTGGGCGGCAAATCAGAAAACATCAAATCCGTTGTCTTCACGCCAGGACGTGGTGGCGTCTCTCAATGCCATGC
This region of Enterobacter cancerogenus genomic DNA includes:
- a CDS encoding helix-turn-helix transcriptional regulator — translated: MRDTPTADYLELITLNDAVGSFSRLFANTVRYHHWHQCLEILYVEEGFGVVIVDNRHYTMRPGRLFFFPPFTLHKVRVDEQAQALYRRTIIHLDQHAVLKVLRDFPHARQRLQRLSFRGAEAWVADLAHCHGHLVHLFNCYRPPMNSENIASLLISLFAMLPDDNDGAPGNSQGIASQAMFWLDEHYQEKFRLDALAHELGKSRSYVSRKFHAETGEKIHDYLNTLRLRKACECLLHSDASVREIATRVGFSDVTWFISAFKKGIGETPLQYRKNHANR
- a CDS encoding response regulator transcription factor, which translates into the protein MISILLVDDHPAICFALKVLLEKHGDMTVSTSTGENLLSQLHQQRPDLLILDLELKHADGLDLLPRIKQHLPELNILVFTSQSAGIYALRTLHAGAQGFINKNMPLENVEPLCRLIMAGYQCFPEGTLFKAASVNEKNDASESLSSRFSDREIAVLNYLKQGKSNKEIADLLMLSNKTISTYKTRMLQKCGCDDLNQLISLVFRESDNENT